A window of the Acidimicrobiales bacterium genome harbors these coding sequences:
- the yaaA gene encoding peroxide stress protein YaaA → MIRASGTTFSSFWCMRPFGGRSHMLGANRGGVKTRRRRITGRRRPALAPPRSAGPRYRGHVGAVSARHRIRRTPVLCVVSPAKSLDYESPLATKKRSEPMMLERAGELVTIMRTKSVDDLRQLMSISQPLAELNFERFQDWEPPFTPKNARPAVLAFNGDTYQGLDAANRFTERDFTHAQKTLRILSGLYGVLRPLDLIQPYRLEMGSKVANRAGRDLYAYWRPTVTEQLNSDLAASPGANALINLASTEYFGAVDTAAVDGKVVTPIFLDADADGEYRTVGFFAKRARGTMAGWIITERIKSVRALREFTGMGYRFDPERSTTDQPVFVRSGQ, encoded by the coding sequence ATGATCAGGGCCTCAGGCACAACATTCTCCTCGTTCTGGTGCATGCGGCCGTTCGGAGGCCGTTCGCACATGCTTGGAGCAAACCGCGGCGGTGTCAAAACACGCCGACGACGCATCACGGGCCGCCGACGGCCGGCGCTCGCTCCCCCACGATCGGCTGGGCCTCGCTACCGTGGTCATGTCGGGGCCGTCTCGGCCCGTCACCGAATCCGAAGGACTCCCGTGCTCTGCGTCGTCTCGCCTGCAAAATCGCTCGACTACGAATCCCCGCTCGCCACGAAGAAGCGGAGCGAACCGATGATGCTCGAACGGGCCGGCGAGTTGGTGACGATCATGCGCACCAAGTCGGTCGACGACCTGCGCCAGCTCATGTCGATCTCGCAGCCGCTGGCCGAGCTCAACTTCGAGCGGTTCCAGGATTGGGAGCCGCCGTTCACACCCAAGAACGCTCGACCGGCCGTGCTCGCGTTCAACGGCGACACCTACCAGGGCCTCGATGCCGCGAACCGGTTCACCGAGCGGGACTTCACCCACGCTCAGAAAACGCTGCGCATCCTCTCCGGTCTCTACGGCGTGCTGCGCCCGCTCGACCTGATCCAGCCCTACCGGCTCGAGATGGGGTCGAAGGTCGCGAACCGCGCAGGACGTGACCTCTACGCGTACTGGCGACCCACGGTGACCGAGCAGCTCAATAGCGACCTCGCTGCCAGCCCCGGCGCCAACGCGCTCATCAACCTGGCGTCGACCGAGTACTTCGGGGCGGTCGACACGGCTGCGGTCGACGGCAAGGTCGTGACACCCATCTTCCTCGACGCCGATGCCGACGGCGAGTACCGAACCGTCGGCTTCTTCGCCAAGCGGGCACGGGGAACGATGGCCGGATGGATCATCACCGAGCGCATCAAGTCGGTGCGGGCGCTGCGCGAATTCACCGGCATGGGCTACCGCTTCGATCCCGAACGTTCGACGACTGATCAACCGGTCTTCGTGCGCTCGGGTCAGTAG
- a CDS encoding AMP-binding protein: MTIVSILDGHPDDATALIEGGQHTTYAELRVLRDQTRAGLVAAGVAPGDRVAILCGNTRSSVVSLLAVASGGMIATVLNPSSPLHELERQIATVDARLLLVGSEPPAGLAIDLATPAGTIVPGVDALADAPYAEPHDSSPDDVAITLFTSGTAGPPKAAMLTHRNLRFVQEALMAHADASVGPETVNLVALPLSHVYGLNVCLFTTLRAGGTVVLMGRFDPVGAADLVVEHGVTLFPGVPPMWRALVDNEAVDGTTFATIQRMTSGASALPKALFNDFKNRFGVELREGYGLTETASLATASIGGPVRQGSVGMAFPGIEVVVVDYDDKVAPFDDSGAVKVRGPNVFAGYWGDEEATKSVLDDEGWLRTGDVGVMSEDGFLYLVDRAKDLIIVSGFNVYPFEVEEVVAQHPSIDQCVVVGRDDDARGERIVAYVTLANGATAPTLDDVVDFCRMEIARYKCPSELHVVDQLPIAPSGKPIRRDLI, translated from the coding sequence GTGACCATTGTCTCAATTCTCGACGGACACCCCGATGACGCCACGGCGCTGATCGAGGGTGGCCAACACACCACCTACGCCGAACTGCGGGTTCTGCGAGATCAGACCCGAGCCGGCCTCGTCGCCGCCGGCGTCGCACCAGGTGATCGGGTCGCCATTCTCTGCGGCAACACCAGGTCGTCGGTGGTGTCGCTTCTGGCGGTCGCCAGCGGCGGGATGATCGCCACGGTGCTCAATCCTTCGAGCCCGCTGCACGAGCTCGAGCGCCAGATCGCCACCGTCGACGCCCGGTTGCTCCTGGTCGGCAGCGAACCACCGGCCGGCCTGGCCATCGATCTCGCCACCCCGGCGGGCACGATCGTTCCCGGTGTGGACGCCCTGGCCGATGCGCCCTACGCCGAACCCCACGATTCGTCGCCCGACGATGTGGCCATCACGCTGTTCACGAGCGGCACCGCCGGTCCGCCGAAGGCAGCCATGCTCACCCATCGCAACCTGCGTTTCGTCCAAGAGGCCCTGATGGCCCACGCCGACGCCAGTGTCGGTCCCGAGACGGTGAACCTCGTCGCCCTGCCGCTCTCGCACGTCTACGGGCTCAACGTGTGCCTCTTCACGACGCTGCGAGCCGGGGGTACGGTCGTGCTCATGGGCCGGTTCGATCCGGTGGGGGCCGCCGACCTCGTCGTCGAGCACGGTGTCACCCTGTTCCCCGGCGTGCCGCCCATGTGGCGAGCCCTGGTCGACAACGAAGCGGTCGATGGCACCACGTTCGCGACCATCCAGCGCATGACCAGCGGGGCGTCGGCGCTGCCCAAGGCGCTGTTCAACGACTTCAAGAACCGGTTCGGCGTCGAACTGCGAGAGGGCTACGGCCTCACCGAGACGGCTTCGTTGGCCACGGCATCGATCGGCGGCCCGGTCCGGCAAGGGTCGGTGGGGATGGCGTTCCCCGGCATCGAGGTCGTGGTCGTCGACTACGACGACAAGGTCGCACCATTCGACGACTCCGGAGCCGTCAAGGTGCGGGGCCCGAACGTGTTCGCCGGCTACTGGGGTGACGAGGAGGCCACCAAGTCCGTACTCGACGACGAGGGTTGGCTTCGCACCGGTGACGTCGGCGTCATGAGCGAAGACGGCTTCCTCTACCTCGTCGACCGGGCCAAGGACCTCATCATCGTGTCCGGGTTCAACGTCTATCCGTTCGAAGTGGAAGAGGTGGTGGCGCAGCACCCCTCGATCGATCAGTGCGTCGTCGTCGGACGCGACGACGACGCACGCGGCGAACGCATCGTCGCCTACGTCACGTTGGCCAACGGGGCAACGGCGCCGACCCTCGACGACGTGGTCGACTTCTGTCGAATGGAGATCGCTCGCTACAAGTGTCCGAGCGAACTCCATGTCGTCGATCAGTTGCCGATCGCGCCGAGTGGCAAGCCGATCCGAAGGGACCTGATCTGA
- a CDS encoding cyclic nucleotide-binding domain-containing protein, giving the protein MLRNQNDAKANRIHSIDLFKEADKKAIEHLEQAADEVTVKAGTVVITQGQRHNEGYLLLEGTVAVEVDGEHVADIGAVEVFGEIGLFANTPASATIRATTDLSLMVIPHNRFDQILDDNPALTKAVAKKLAMRLHEMDAHHGEGRH; this is encoded by the coding sequence ATGCTGCGGAATCAGAACGACGCGAAGGCCAACCGCATTCATTCCATCGACCTGTTCAAGGAGGCCGACAAGAAGGCCATCGAACATCTCGAGCAGGCTGCCGACGAGGTCACGGTCAAGGCCGGCACGGTCGTCATCACCCAGGGCCAGCGCCACAACGAGGGCTACCTCCTGCTCGAGGGCACCGTCGCCGTTGAGGTCGACGGTGAGCACGTCGCCGACATCGGCGCCGTCGAGGTCTTCGGCGAAATCGGCCTCTTCGCCAACACCCCAGCGTCGGCCACGATCCGGGCCACCACCGACCTCAGCCTGATGGTCATCCCACACAACCGCTTCGACCAGATCCTCGACGACAACCCGGCCCTCACCAAGGCCGTCGCCAAGAAGCTCGCGATGCGGCTGCACGAGATGGACGCGCACCACGGCGAGGGTCGCCACTAG
- a CDS encoding MBL fold metallo-hydrolase, whose amino-acid sequence MPEQLQHYEVGNVSITQVVERVTAVPRDAIVPDITDHHLDTAPWTAPYFTDDGRLLLSNHTFVVRSDDTVIVVDTCVGTALPRPLPGDDTFLDRLRNAIDGGLDAVDVVLCTHLHFDHVGWNTVRVDDRWVPTFPNARYLIAATELDHVRRDDHMGVLEPSVQPLLDAGLVDAVATDHRVTSEVRLLPTPGHTPGHVSVTIESAGRRATITGDAVHSPLQFTYPELAASRFDHDSMQSTETRRALIEAHADVDVLVLGTHFAPPAAGHLHTVDGTVRFLGQATPPAG is encoded by the coding sequence GTGCCCGAGCAACTGCAGCACTACGAGGTCGGCAACGTCTCGATCACTCAGGTCGTCGAGCGAGTCACGGCGGTGCCTCGCGACGCCATCGTTCCTGACATCACCGACCACCACCTCGACACCGCGCCCTGGACAGCTCCGTATTTCACCGACGATGGGCGCCTGCTGTTGTCGAACCACACGTTCGTCGTGCGCAGTGACGACACCGTCATCGTGGTCGACACCTGTGTCGGTACGGCGCTCCCCCGCCCACTCCCAGGCGACGATACGTTCCTCGATCGCCTTCGCAATGCGATCGACGGGGGCCTCGATGCGGTCGACGTCGTGCTGTGCACGCACCTCCACTTCGATCACGTCGGGTGGAACACGGTGCGGGTTGACGATCGTTGGGTGCCGACGTTCCCGAACGCTCGCTATCTCATCGCCGCCACCGAACTCGACCATGTGCGTCGCGACGATCACATGGGTGTCCTCGAACCGTCGGTCCAACCGCTCCTCGACGCCGGCCTGGTCGATGCCGTAGCCACCGACCACCGGGTGACCTCCGAGGTACGACTGCTACCGACACCGGGGCACACGCCCGGACACGTCTCGGTGACGATCGAGTCGGCAGGCCGGCGTGCGACCATCACGGGCGACGCCGTCCACTCACCGCTGCAGTTCACCTACCCCGAGCTGGCCGCCTCTCGATTCGATCACGACAGCATGCAGTCCACCGAGACCCGACGGGCGTTGATCGAGGCCCACGCCGACGTCGACGTGCTCGTGCTGGGCACGCACTTCGCTCCGCCGGCAGCCGGCCATCTCCACACGGTCGACGGCACCGTCCGGTTCCTCGGCCAGGCCACACCGCCGGCGGGTTGA
- a CDS encoding NUDIX domain-containing protein, translated as MPSPQSSGLLLYRWQGERVQLLIAHMGGPYWAKKHEHAWSVPKGLHEADEVDALAVAEREFAEEMGSPPPSGPTLDLGSKRASGKTLTIFAREGDFDETSIVSNHFELEWPPRSGQIRSFPEVDRVAWVDDDEARQLLVKGQVEFVDRLLAAVSPR; from the coding sequence GTGCCGAGCCCCCAGAGCTCGGGCTTGTTGCTCTACCGCTGGCAAGGCGAACGGGTTCAGCTGCTGATCGCCCACATGGGCGGGCCCTACTGGGCGAAGAAGCATGAACATGCCTGGTCGGTGCCCAAGGGACTCCACGAAGCGGATGAAGTCGATGCACTGGCCGTGGCCGAGCGCGAGTTCGCCGAGGAGATGGGTTCACCACCGCCCAGCGGCCCGACGCTCGACCTCGGGTCGAAGCGAGCCAGCGGCAAGACGCTCACGATCTTCGCCCGAGAGGGCGACTTCGACGAGACGTCGATCGTGAGCAATCACTTCGAACTCGAGTGGCCTCCGCGATCCGGGCAGATCCGGTCGTTCCCCGAGGTCGATCGGGTCGCCTGGGTCGACGACGATGAGGCGAGACAGCTGCTGGTGAAGGGCCAGGTCGAGTTCGTCGACCGGCTCCTCGCTGCTGTCTCGCCCCGATGA
- a CDS encoding acetyl-CoA C-acetyltransferase, producing MPEALIIDACRTPRGIGKQGKGSLAHLHPQHVAATVLKALADRNNLDTSEVDDIVWGTSAQVAEQGGDIGRMAALDAGYDTKASGVTLDRFCGSGITSVNFAAGMVMSGMEDLVIAGGTELMSLPKTGALGLGANNQHLRDIHPQPHQGVAADAIATLEKISREALDAHAAESQARAAKAIAEGRFDKSVVPVYNLDGSLALDHEEFPRPGTTVEKLAQLQPVFGAVADHPMGEDGITFRQLVAQKFPDLEIEHVHHAGNSSGVVDGAAAILLASPDYAAKHGLKARGRIVAMANMGDDPTLMLNAPVPAARKVLEKAGLTIDDIDLFEINEAFAVVSEKFMRDLKLDRDKVNVNGGAMALGHPIGATGSILIGTVLDELERRDQRYGLVTMCAAGGMAPAIIIERT from the coding sequence GTGCCTGAGGCCCTGATCATCGATGCCTGCCGAACCCCGCGTGGAATCGGCAAACAGGGGAAGGGCTCACTCGCCCATCTGCATCCCCAGCACGTGGCGGCAACCGTGCTCAAAGCACTTGCCGACCGCAACAATCTCGATACCTCCGAGGTCGATGACATCGTCTGGGGCACCAGTGCGCAGGTCGCCGAACAGGGTGGTGACATCGGTCGGATGGCGGCCCTCGATGCCGGCTACGACACCAAGGCCAGCGGCGTAACGCTCGACCGGTTCTGTGGTTCCGGCATCACCAGCGTGAACTTCGCCGCCGGCATGGTCATGAGCGGCATGGAAGATCTCGTGATCGCCGGTGGCACCGAGTTGATGTCGTTGCCGAAGACCGGGGCGCTCGGCCTCGGCGCCAACAACCAGCATCTGCGCGACATCCACCCTCAGCCGCACCAGGGTGTCGCCGCCGACGCCATCGCCACGCTCGAGAAGATCTCGCGTGAGGCGCTCGACGCCCACGCCGCCGAGTCCCAGGCTCGGGCAGCCAAGGCCATCGCCGAGGGCCGCTTCGACAAGAGCGTGGTGCCGGTCTACAACCTCGATGGTTCGCTCGCCCTCGATCACGAGGAGTTCCCACGCCCGGGCACCACGGTCGAGAAGCTGGCCCAGCTGCAGCCGGTCTTCGGTGCCGTTGCCGACCACCCGATGGGCGAGGACGGCATCACCTTCCGTCAGCTCGTCGCCCAGAAGTTCCCCGACCTCGAGATCGAACACGTTCATCACGCCGGGAACTCGTCGGGCGTGGTCGACGGTGCCGCTGCCATCTTGTTGGCCAGCCCCGACTACGCAGCCAAGCACGGCCTCAAGGCCCGGGGCCGCATCGTTGCCATGGCCAACATGGGCGACGATCCCACCCTCATGTTGAACGCTCCCGTTCCGGCCGCCCGCAAGGTCCTGGAGAAGGCCGGGCTCACGATCGACGACATCGACCTGTTCGAGATCAACGAAGCGTTTGCCGTCGTGTCGGAGAAGTTCATGCGCGACCTCAAGCTCGATCGCGACAAGGTCAACGTCAACGGCGGCGCCATGGCGCTTGGCCATCCGATCGGTGCCACCGGCTCGATCCTCATCGGCACCGTGCTCGACGAGCTCGAGCGCCGCGATCAGCGCTACGGCTTGGTCACCATGTGCGCCGCAGGCGGCATGGCGCCCGCCATCATCATCGAGCGCACCTGA
- a CDS encoding DUF2797 domain-containing protein, with protein sequence MPPADVAVLLGVSWRSGQAEVRLRRGRSSTSVLEPLVGMSLHYRPTGRRVCLGHVPFRNAKVDYLDCTRPPLPGSKRCDRCSAAEATFAASLHHAHTRELSMIDPAVREHLQQPNHLYLAGFRDGSLKVGTTTASRAQQRLAEQGAWRACLVADATDGVAVRQLEDAVTEVLDIPQSVSITRKLDGLAVSSALEAAEREHVLAAAIDAAAAKVHRLIEHAGDARFVAADTDWLAPSHDHPIWDRVHRYPLPLDQDAHQLEILDVVGRAVAFGRPGGNRVNGDVFVADLGRLFGLELELGDHGSTEVVVQESLF encoded by the coding sequence ATGCCACCCGCCGATGTGGCGGTACTCCTCGGTGTCTCTTGGCGGTCGGGCCAGGCCGAAGTCCGGCTGCGACGCGGCCGATCATCGACATCGGTGCTCGAGCCGCTGGTCGGGATGTCGTTGCACTACCGCCCGACCGGTCGACGCGTCTGCCTCGGTCATGTCCCGTTCCGGAACGCAAAGGTCGACTACCTCGACTGCACCCGCCCGCCACTGCCCGGCAGCAAGCGGTGCGATCGGTGCTCGGCGGCGGAGGCGACGTTCGCTGCCAGCCTGCACCACGCTCACACCCGCGAGCTCTCGATGATCGATCCGGCAGTGCGCGAACACCTCCAGCAACCGAACCACCTCTACCTGGCAGGCTTTCGTGACGGTTCGCTCAAAGTGGGCACCACCACGGCGTCCCGGGCCCAGCAACGTCTGGCCGAACAGGGAGCGTGGCGAGCTTGCCTCGTGGCCGACGCGACGGACGGCGTCGCTGTCCGTCAGCTCGAGGATGCCGTCACCGAGGTGCTCGACATCCCACAGTCGGTCTCGATCACACGCAAACTCGATGGACTCGCCGTCTCGAGTGCGCTCGAGGCTGCCGAGCGGGAGCACGTACTGGCGGCTGCCATCGACGCGGCAGCCGCAAAGGTGCATCGGCTCATCGAGCACGCCGGCGATGCAAGGTTCGTCGCGGCCGACACCGACTGGCTGGCGCCGTCACACGACCATCCGATCTGGGATCGCGTGCATCGCTATCCGCTACCGCTCGACCAAGATGCCCACCAGCTCGAGATCCTCGATGTGGTCGGCCGGGCCGTGGCCTTTGGTCGTCCGGGCGGGAATCGCGTCAACGGGGATGTCTTCGTCGCCGACCTCGGGCGATTGTTCGGACTCGAACTCGAGTTGGGCGACCACGGCTCGACCGAGGTTGTGGTGCAGGAGTCGCTGTTCTGA
- a CDS encoding lysophospholipid acyltransferase family protein, with protein MSLETGWLQAPFKKVMQPLAHKLWDLKVVGLENIPKTGPALITPNHVAFIDSVFITTLMPRRTLAVGKSDYMDSWKTKFLFPATGMIPIDRAGGSASQAALDAAAASLERGDLFLIYPEGTRTRTGYLHKGRTGAARLALRTGAPIIPVGIRGTDRIQPVDTVKPVTGVPCEIHIGRPIDVSRYRNRQDDRRVLRQITDEVMFEVAELSGQTYVDVYASDPLPDSVAPQAPPVVLTGSSGHHRSESMAASA; from the coding sequence ATGAGTCTCGAGACGGGCTGGCTCCAGGCCCCGTTCAAGAAGGTCATGCAGCCGCTCGCGCACAAGCTGTGGGACCTGAAGGTCGTCGGGCTGGAGAACATCCCGAAGACCGGCCCGGCGCTCATCACGCCGAACCACGTGGCGTTCATCGACTCGGTGTTCATCACCACACTCATGCCGAGGCGCACCCTTGCGGTCGGCAAGTCCGACTACATGGACAGCTGGAAGACCAAGTTCCTGTTCCCCGCCACTGGCATGATCCCGATCGATCGCGCCGGCGGGTCCGCCAGCCAAGCAGCGCTCGACGCCGCTGCGGCATCGCTGGAACGTGGCGACCTGTTCCTCATCTACCCCGAGGGCACCCGCACCCGCACCGGCTACCTGCACAAGGGGCGCACCGGGGCGGCACGTCTCGCCCTGCGCACCGGTGCGCCGATCATCCCGGTCGGCATCCGCGGCACCGACCGCATCCAGCCGGTCGACACGGTCAAGCCGGTCACCGGTGTGCCCTGCGAGATCCACATCGGTCGGCCGATCGATGTGAGCCGCTATCGCAATCGGCAAGACGATCGTCGTGTGCTGCGCCAGATCACCGACGAGGTGATGTTTGAGGTCGCCGAGCTGTCGGGCCAGACCTACGTCGACGTCTACGCCTCCGATCCGCTGCCCGACTCGGTTGCACCGCAGGCTCCGCCGGTGGTGCTCACCGGGTCGTCGGGCCACCATCGCTCGGAGTCGATGGCAGCCTCGGCATAG